One part of the Haemophilus parainfluenzae genome encodes these proteins:
- a CDS encoding ATP-dependent nuclease, producing the protein MLKKLKLQAGTYPSSDENLEIELSPVTVFIGPNNSGKSQALIEIEGWIANGETELLNVISNLEFERLTREQVYEKMLDRIKIAPSKGFTPYSNDYFLIGKYGKNNQIYLLDLINTALSPNKENFKNSQLAKVLSYFTTRLDGYSRLSLVNSQNAGDLQGDPIDSFSKLFKDQVLMSKVRDVIYGAFRKYLVIDPTSLGNLRLRLSEEEPKDSLDKSLTEEAIAFHKNAILVENASDGVKAFIGIIIALIAGESDFILVDEPEAFLHPTLSYKLGKEITSILNNDKRLFVATHSADFLMGCVQSNVGINIVRLTYGTQGATARILTQDKLKPLMQNPLLRSIGVFNALFYNAVVVTEADADRAFYQEINERLLKEKDPRGIEGCLFLNAQNKQTVWDIVKPLRDLGIPAVGIVDIDVIKEGGVNWNKVLDGIYIPERNKSSFRTNRENLVNAFDGKDFKRSGGINLLTKEDQEFCSNFFDNLMEYGSFVVPIGEVENWLSDLDIDRNKNGWLRNIFEKMGDDPSSDHYIRPTHNDVWDFIGKISQWINNPNRKGIPK; encoded by the coding sequence ATGCTTAAAAAACTTAAATTACAGGCAGGGACATATCCTAGCTCAGATGAAAACTTGGAAATAGAACTTAGCCCTGTGACTGTTTTTATTGGACCAAATAATAGTGGTAAATCTCAGGCCTTAATTGAAATAGAAGGATGGATAGCTAATGGAGAAACAGAATTATTAAATGTAATTAGTAACTTAGAGTTTGAACGTTTAACCCGCGAGCAAGTTTATGAAAAAATGTTAGATAGAATAAAAATTGCTCCTTCAAAGGGTTTTACTCCCTATAGTAACGATTATTTCTTGATTGGAAAGTATGGTAAGAATAATCAGATTTATTTGCTTGATTTAATCAATACTGCGCTATCTCCAAATAAGGAGAACTTCAAAAATTCACAATTAGCAAAAGTTTTATCTTATTTTACAACAAGGCTTGATGGATATAGTAGATTATCTTTAGTTAATTCACAAAATGCGGGTGATTTGCAAGGAGATCCTATAGACAGTTTTTCTAAATTATTTAAGGATCAGGTATTAATGTCTAAAGTTAGAGATGTTATTTATGGTGCTTTTAGAAAGTATTTAGTAATTGATCCTACTAGTTTAGGCAATCTTAGATTGAGATTGTCTGAAGAAGAACCTAAAGATAGTTTAGATAAAAGTCTTACTGAGGAGGCAATCGCTTTTCATAAGAATGCAATTTTAGTGGAGAATGCTAGTGATGGTGTTAAAGCATTTATAGGAATTATAATAGCTTTAATTGCCGGAGAGTCTGATTTCATATTAGTTGATGAACCAGAGGCATTCTTACATCCAACACTATCCTATAAATTAGGTAAAGAGATCACATCCATATTAAATAATGATAAAAGACTATTTGTTGCAACCCATAGTGCTGATTTCTTGATGGGGTGTGTACAAAGTAATGTTGGTATTAATATCGTGAGACTTACTTATGGGACTCAGGGGGCAACAGCGAGAATTTTAACGCAAGATAAGTTGAAACCTTTGATGCAAAATCCATTATTACGTTCAATAGGTGTTTTTAATGCGCTCTTCTATAATGCGGTTGTAGTTACTGAAGCCGATGCTGATAGAGCTTTTTATCAAGAAATTAATGAACGTTTATTAAAGGAAAAAGATCCAAGAGGGATTGAAGGATGTTTGTTTCTAAATGCTCAAAATAAACAGACTGTTTGGGATATTGTTAAGCCATTAAGAGATTTAGGTATTCCTGCGGTTGGGATTGTTGATATTGATGTTATTAAAGAAGGGGGCGTTAATTGGAATAAAGTTTTAGATGGTATATATATTCCTGAGCGAAATAAAAGCTCCTTCAGAACAAATAGGGAAAATCTAGTAAACGCATTTGATGGAAAAGATTTTAAACGTAGTGGTGGAATTAATTTATTAACAAAAGAAGATCAAGAATTCTGTTCAAATTTCTTTGATAATTTAATGGAATATGGGAGTTTTGTTGTTCCAATAGGAGAAGTTGAGAATTGGTTAAGTGATCTTGATATTGATAGAAATAAAAACGGTTGGCTAAGAAATATTTTTGAAAAGATGGGAGATGATCCTAGTTCTGATCACTATATTAGACCAACTCATAATGATGTTTGGGATTTTATAGGAAAAATATCACAATGGATTAATAATCCAAACAGAAAGGGGATTCCAAAATAG
- the metH gene encoding methionine synthase: MSHNQTELLKKSLAERILILDGAMGTMIQKYKLTEADFRGERFKESAVDLRGNNDLLTLTQPLLISAIHEKYLAAGADIIETNTFSSTTIAQADYDLQAVAFELNFAGAKLARLAADKYSTPEKPRFVAGVLGPTNRTASISPDVNDPGFRNVTFMELVDAYAEATKGLIEGGADLIMIETIFDTLNAKAAVFAIETVFEELGVELPIMISGTITDASGRTLSGQTTEAFYNSLRHAKPLTFGLNCALGPKELRQYVEQLSKISETYVSVHPNAGLPNAFGGYDLGAEEMAAHLKEWAESGFVNIVGGCCGTTPEHIKAFADAMQGIAPRKLPEIKTAMRLSGLEPLNIDDESLFVNVGERNNVTGSAKFKRLIKEDKFAEAIEIAIDQVENGAQVIDVNMDEALLDGKKCMTRFLNIMATEPDAAKVPVMIDSSKWEVIEAGLQSVQGKPIVNSISLKEGEEKFIHQAKLVRKYGAAVVVMAFDEVGQADTEERKVEICSRAYDILVNQVGFPPEDIIFDPNIFAIGTGIEEHNNYGVDFINATGRIKRALPHAKISGGVSNVSFSFRGNNVMREAIHAVFLYHAIKQGMDMGIVNAGQLAIYDDLDPELREIVEDAVLNRSPDATEKLLDIAEKYRNQGNDESAVDSVAEWRTWPVEERLKHALVKGITTYIVEDTEEARQTLPTPLDVIEGPLMAGMDVVGDLFGDGKMFLPQVVKSARVMKQSVAYLEPFINATKQKGSSNGKVVIATVKGDVHDIGKNIVSVVMQCNNFEVIDLGVMVPADKIIQTAIDEKADIIALSGLIIPSLDEMEYFLGEMTRLGLNLPVMIGGATTSKEHTAIKLYPKYKEHGVFYTSNASRAVTVCATLMNPESRAALWEQFKKDYEKIQQSFSNRKPLRKQLSIEDARANRFDGFGGEWADYVPPKPNQTGIVEFKNVPIAELRKFIDWSPFFRIWGLMGGYPDAFDYPEGGEEARKVWNDAQVVLDELEQNHKLNPSGILGIFPAERVGDDVVLFADEERTQTIGTAYGLRQQTERGKNSKSPFNFCLSDFIADRESGKKDWFGMFAVCAGIEEMELVEGYKAAGDDYNAILLQAVGDRLAEAMAEYLHFELRTRIWGYTQEEFDNQGLINENYVGIRPAPGYPSCPEHTEKALIWDLLEVEQRIGMKLTESYAMWPAASVCGWYFTHPASNYFTLGRIDEDQAQDYAKRKGWDEREMMKWLGVAMK, encoded by the coding sequence ATGTCACATAATCAAACCGAATTACTGAAAAAATCCCTCGCTGAACGCATCCTCATTTTAGATGGTGCAATGGGGACGATGATCCAAAAATATAAACTCACCGAGGCTGATTTTAGAGGCGAGCGTTTTAAAGAAAGTGCGGTTGATTTACGTGGTAATAATGACTTGCTCACTCTCACCCAGCCCCTGTTAATTTCTGCGATTCACGAGAAATATTTAGCCGCGGGTGCAGATATTATTGAAACCAATACCTTCAGTTCTACCACCATTGCACAAGCAGATTATGACTTACAAGCAGTCGCTTTTGAGTTGAATTTTGCAGGAGCAAAATTAGCACGTTTAGCTGCAGATAAATACAGCACACCAGAAAAACCTCGCTTTGTTGCTGGCGTGTTAGGGCCAACTAACCGCACTGCCTCGATTTCCCCTGATGTAAACGACCCAGGGTTCCGTAATGTCACTTTTATGGAATTGGTCGATGCCTATGCTGAAGCGACCAAAGGCTTAATTGAAGGCGGTGCTGATTTAATCATGATCGAAACTATTTTCGATACGCTTAACGCTAAAGCGGCCGTTTTCGCCATTGAAACCGTATTTGAAGAATTAGGTGTGGAATTGCCGATCATGATCTCCGGCACCATTACCGACGCTTCTGGCCGTACGCTTTCAGGGCAAACCACTGAAGCGTTCTACAACTCGCTTCGCCATGCCAAACCGCTAACGTTCGGTTTGAACTGTGCACTAGGCCCGAAAGAACTTCGCCAGTATGTTGAACAACTGTCTAAAATCAGCGAAACCTATGTTTCCGTCCACCCAAATGCAGGCTTACCAAATGCCTTTGGTGGCTACGATTTAGGTGCAGAAGAAATGGCCGCACACCTTAAGGAATGGGCTGAAAGTGGCTTTGTAAACATTGTCGGTGGTTGTTGTGGTACAACACCAGAGCATATCAAAGCCTTTGCGGATGCCATGCAAGGTATTGCGCCACGTAAATTACCGGAAATTAAAACCGCGATGCGTTTATCAGGTTTAGAGCCGCTCAACATTGATGATGAAAGCCTATTCGTGAACGTGGGTGAACGTAATAACGTGACGGGTTCGGCGAAATTTAAGCGTTTAATTAAAGAAGATAAATTTGCCGAAGCCATTGAAATTGCTATCGACCAAGTAGAAAACGGCGCGCAAGTGATTGACGTCAATATGGATGAAGCATTATTAGACGGCAAAAAATGCATGACCCGTTTCCTTAATATTATGGCGACCGAACCGGATGCAGCTAAAGTGCCAGTCATGATCGACTCGTCTAAATGGGAAGTGATTGAGGCAGGTTTACAGTCGGTGCAAGGTAAGCCGATTGTGAACTCTATCTCGTTGAAAGAGGGCGAGGAAAAATTTATTCATCAGGCTAAATTGGTGCGTAAATACGGTGCTGCCGTTGTGGTGATGGCATTTGATGAAGTGGGGCAGGCTGATACCGAAGAGCGTAAAGTTGAAATTTGTAGCCGTGCTTATGACATTTTGGTCAACCAAGTGGGTTTCCCACCAGAAGACATTATTTTCGACCCGAATATTTTTGCTATCGGTACAGGGATTGAAGAACACAACAACTACGGTGTCGATTTTATCAACGCTACAGGTCGTATCAAACGTGCCCTACCGCATGCGAAAATCTCAGGCGGGGTGTCGAATGTCTCTTTCTCATTCCGTGGTAACAACGTGATGCGTGAAGCCATTCACGCCGTCTTCCTCTATCACGCCATCAAACAAGGCATGGATATGGGGATTGTGAATGCAGGACAGCTTGCGATTTATGACGATCTCGATCCTGAATTGCGTGAAATCGTGGAAGATGCAGTATTAAACCGCAGCCCTGATGCCACCGAAAAACTACTCGATATTGCAGAAAAATATCGTAACCAAGGCAACGATGAAAGTGCGGTCGATTCTGTGGCAGAATGGCGCACTTGGCCAGTGGAAGAACGTTTAAAACACGCGCTGGTGAAAGGGATTACCACTTACATTGTGGAAGATACTGAAGAAGCTCGCCAAACATTACCAACTCCATTAGATGTGATTGAAGGCCCGTTGATGGCGGGCATGGACGTAGTCGGCGATTTATTCGGTGACGGTAAAATGTTCCTGCCACAAGTGGTGAAATCCGCACGCGTGATGAAACAATCCGTGGCGTATTTAGAGCCGTTTATCAATGCCACCAAACAAAAAGGTTCAAGCAACGGTAAAGTGGTGATTGCAACCGTAAAAGGCGATGTGCACGACATCGGTAAAAACATCGTAAGCGTAGTGATGCAATGTAATAACTTTGAAGTGATTGACTTAGGCGTAATGGTGCCTGCGGACAAGATCATTCAAACCGCCATTGATGAAAAAGCGGACATCATCGCGTTAAGTGGTTTGATTATCCCTTCTCTAGATGAGATGGAATACTTCTTAGGTGAAATGACTCGTTTAGGCTTAAATCTGCCAGTGATGATTGGCGGTGCGACCACCTCTAAAGAACATACGGCCATTAAACTTTATCCAAAATATAAAGAACACGGCGTATTTTATACTTCTAACGCCTCCCGTGCGGTAACTGTATGCGCGACCTTGATGAACCCAGAAAGCCGTGCGGCATTATGGGAACAATTCAAGAAAGATTACGAGAAAATTCAGCAATCTTTCTCTAACCGAAAACCACTGCGTAAGCAATTGAGCATTGAAGATGCACGTGCAAACCGCTTTGATGGCTTTGGTGGAGAATGGGCAGATTATGTGCCACCAAAACCAAATCAAACTGGCATTGTGGAATTTAAAAACGTGCCGATTGCTGAGCTGCGTAAATTTATCGACTGGTCGCCATTCTTCCGCATTTGGGGCTTGATGGGCGGCTATCCTGATGCCTTTGATTATCCAGAAGGCGGCGAAGAAGCACGCAAAGTTTGGAATGATGCGCAAGTGGTTTTAGATGAATTAGAGCAAAACCACAAACTCAACCCAAGCGGTATTTTAGGTATCTTCCCTGCAGAACGTGTAGGCGATGATGTGGTGCTTTTCGCTGATGAAGAACGCACGCAAACCATTGGCACGGCTTACGGCTTACGCCAACAAACCGAACGTGGCAAAAACAGCAAAAGCCCATTTAACTTCTGCTTAAGCGACTTTATCGCCGATCGCGAAAGCGGTAAAAAAGACTGGTTCGGCATGTTCGCCGTCTGTGCGGGTATTGAAGAAATGGAGCTAGTGGAAGGCTATAAAGCGGCAGGCGATGACTACAACGCCATCTTGCTACAAGCCGTAGGCGACCGCTTAGCCGAAGCTATGGCAGAATACCTGCACTTTGAGCTTCGCACCCGCATTTGGGGCTACACGCAAGAAGAATTCGACAATCAAGGTTTAATCAATGAAAACTATGTCGGCATCCGCCCTGCACCTGGTTACCCAAGCTGCCCAGAACACACGGAAAAAGCCTTGATTTGGGATTTATTAGAAGTTGAACAACGCATCGGCATGAAACTCACCGAAAGCTATGCCATGTGGCCGGCAGCTTCCGTCTGCGGTTGGTACTTCACCCACCCTGCAAGCAACTATTTTACTTTAGGTCGCATTGATGAAGACCAGGCTCAAGATTATGCCAAACGTAAAGGTTGGGATGAGAGAGAGATGATGAAGTGGTTGGGTGTGGCGATGAAGTAA
- the leuD gene encoding 3-isopropylmalate dehydratase small subunit, producing MAGFKQLSGLVVPLNAANVDTDAIIPKQFLQAITRVGFGKHLFHEWRYLDVEGTKPNPDFVLNYPQYQGATILLARKNLGCGSSREHAPWALADYGFKVMIAPSFADIFYNNSLNNHMLPIRLSEEEVEEIFQWVWANEGKQIHMDLEAMTVTVGDKVYHFELDEFRRHCLLNGLDNIGLTLQHEDAISEYEKNIPAFLR from the coding sequence ATGGCAGGATTTAAACAACTTTCAGGCTTAGTAGTGCCATTGAATGCAGCAAACGTGGATACGGATGCGATTATTCCAAAACAATTTTTACAAGCGATTACGCGCGTAGGTTTCGGCAAACACTTATTCCATGAATGGCGTTATTTGGATGTAGAAGGCACTAAACCAAATCCAGATTTCGTGCTGAATTATCCACAATATCAAGGCGCGACCATTTTATTAGCACGTAAAAACCTAGGTTGCGGTTCTTCTCGTGAACATGCACCTTGGGCATTAGCCGATTACGGTTTCAAAGTGATGATCGCACCAAGTTTTGCAGATATTTTCTACAACAACAGCTTAAATAACCACATGTTACCGATTCGTTTAAGCGAAGAAGAAGTGGAAGAAATCTTCCAATGGGTCTGGGCAAATGAAGGCAAACAAATCCATATGGATTTGGAAGCGATGACCGTCACTGTAGGTGACAAAGTTTATCACTTTGAACTGGATGAATTCCGCCGTCATTGTTTATTAAATGGCTTGGATAACATCGGTTTGACATTACAACACGAAGATGCCATCAGTGAATACGAAAAAAATATTCCGGCATTTTTACGTTAA
- the leuC gene encoding 3-isopropylmalate dehydratase large subunit, with product MAKTLYEKLFDAHVVYEAEGETPILYINRHLIHEVTSPQAFDGLRVAGRRIRQVSKTFGTMDHSISTQIRDVNKLEGQAKIQVLELAKNTKATGIQLFDMTTKEQGIVHVMGPEQGLTLPGMTIVCGDSHTATHGAFGALAFGIGTSEVEHVLATQTLKQARAKNMKIEVRGKVAPGITAKDIILAIIGKTTMAGGTGHVVEFCGEAIRDLSMEGRMTVCNMAIEMGAKAGLIAPDETTFDYLKGRPHTPKGKDWEDAVAYWKTLKSDDDAQFDSVITLEAKDIAPQVTWGTNPGQVIGIDQRVPNPTEMTDPVTRASAEKALNYIGLDANTDLKDIPVDQVFIGSCTNARIEDLRAAAAVMKGRKKADNVKRILVVPGSGLVKEQAEKEGLDKIFIEAGAEWRNPGCSMCLGMNDDRLGEWERCASTSNRNFEGRQGRNGRTHLVSPAMAAAAGMFGKFVDIRDVTLN from the coding sequence ATGGCAAAAACTCTTTACGAAAAATTATTCGATGCCCACGTGGTGTACGAAGCTGAAGGCGAAACGCCGATTTTGTATATTAACCGTCATTTAATCCATGAAGTGACCAGCCCACAAGCCTTTGACGGTTTGCGTGTTGCAGGCCGCCGAATACGTCAAGTCAGTAAAACTTTCGGTACCATGGATCACAGTATTTCTACCCAAATACGTGATGTGAACAAACTTGAAGGCCAAGCAAAAATTCAAGTACTGGAGCTTGCAAAAAACACGAAAGCGACCGGTATTCAATTATTCGACATGACCACCAAAGAACAAGGTATTGTGCATGTGATGGGACCGGAACAAGGCTTAACTTTGCCAGGTATGACGATCGTCTGCGGTGACTCCCATACCGCCACTCACGGTGCATTCGGTGCTTTGGCATTTGGTATTGGTACATCTGAAGTAGAACACGTATTAGCTACCCAAACCTTAAAACAAGCTCGTGCAAAAAATATGAAAATTGAAGTGCGCGGCAAAGTCGCGCCAGGCATTACCGCAAAAGACATTATTCTTGCCATTATCGGTAAAACAACCATGGCGGGCGGTACAGGCCATGTAGTGGAATTCTGCGGTGAAGCGATTCGTGACCTTTCTATGGAAGGTCGTATGACCGTTTGTAATATGGCGATTGAAATGGGCGCGAAAGCGGGTTTAATCGCACCGGATGAAACCACTTTCGACTATTTAAAAGGCCGTCCACATACACCGAAAGGTAAAGATTGGGAGGATGCAGTCGCTTATTGGAAAACCTTAAAATCTGATGATGACGCGCAATTTGATTCCGTCATTACATTAGAAGCCAAAGATATCGCACCGCAAGTCACTTGGGGCACCAACCCAGGCCAAGTAATCGGTATCGATCAACGAGTGCCTAATCCAACGGAAATGACCGATCCCGTGACTCGTGCTTCAGCAGAAAAAGCATTGAATTATATTGGCTTAGACGCTAACACTGATTTAAAAGATATCCCTGTAGATCAAGTATTTATCGGTTCTTGTACTAATGCTCGTATCGAAGATTTACGTGCGGCAGCGGCTGTCATGAAAGGCCGCAAAAAAGCCGATAATGTAAAACGTATTTTAGTGGTACCAGGTTCCGGTTTAGTGAAAGAACAAGCGGAAAAAGAAGGCTTGGATAAAATCTTTATCGAAGCGGGTGCTGAATGGCGTAATCCGGGCTGCTCAATGTGCTTAGGGATGAACGATGACCGTTTAGGTGAATGGGAACGTTGTGCTTCCACTTCAAACCGTAACTTTGAAGGTCGCCAAGGTCGTAACGGTCGTACTCACTTGGTGAGTCCTGCCATGGCTGCCGCAGCGGGAATGTTCGGTAAATTCGTTGATATTCGTGACGTCACATTAAACTAA
- the leuB gene encoding 3-isopropylmalate dehydrogenase, which translates to MQSYNIAVLPGDGIGPEVMAEAIKVLNKVQEKFSFKLNFNEFYVGGAAIDHCGCPLPADTLKGCDDADAILFGSVGGPKWTNLPPDQQPERGALLPLRKHFKLFCNLRPATLYKGLEKFCPLRADIAAKGFDMVVVRELTGGIYFGQPKGREGEGAQTKAFDTEVYYKYEIERIAHAAFDAAMKRRKHVTSVDKANVLQASILWRETVTEVSKDYPEVTLDHIYIDNATMQLIKAPESFDVLLCSNIFGDIISDEAAMITGSMGMLPSASLNEEGFGLYEPAGGSAPDIAGKGIANPIAQILSAAMMLRYSFNLNDAADAIENAVQKVLANGHRTGDLADDSAPVSTAEMGTLIANAI; encoded by the coding sequence ATGCAATCATACAACATCGCTGTTCTACCGGGAGACGGTATCGGTCCGGAAGTCATGGCTGAAGCCATTAAAGTATTAAACAAAGTCCAAGAAAAATTCAGTTTCAAACTTAACTTTAACGAATTTTATGTGGGTGGCGCTGCAATTGATCACTGCGGTTGCCCATTACCGGCAGACACCTTAAAAGGTTGTGATGATGCGGATGCAATTTTGTTTGGCTCTGTAGGCGGCCCTAAATGGACAAATTTACCACCAGATCAACAACCAGAACGCGGTGCATTGTTGCCATTGCGTAAACATTTCAAATTATTCTGCAATCTTCGTCCTGCTACCCTTTATAAAGGCTTAGAAAAATTCTGTCCATTACGTGCAGATATTGCAGCGAAAGGATTTGATATGGTGGTTGTTCGTGAATTAACCGGCGGGATTTATTTCGGTCAGCCTAAAGGCCGTGAAGGTGAAGGTGCTCAAACCAAAGCATTTGATACCGAAGTTTATTACAAGTATGAAATCGAACGTATTGCGCATGCGGCTTTTGATGCGGCAATGAAACGTCGTAAACATGTGACGTCTGTGGATAAAGCGAACGTATTACAAGCTTCAATCTTATGGCGTGAAACTGTGACTGAAGTGTCGAAAGACTACCCTGAAGTGACCTTAGATCATATTTATATCGACAACGCGACTATGCAATTAATCAAAGCGCCTGAATCTTTCGATGTACTCCTCTGCTCTAACATTTTCGGCGATATTATTTCTGATGAAGCCGCGATGATCACAGGGTCTATGGGGATGTTGCCATCTGCTAGCTTAAACGAAGAAGGTTTCGGCTTATATGAGCCTGCTGGCGGTTCTGCACCAGATATCGCAGGCAAAGGCATTGCCAATCCAATCGCACAAATTCTTTCTGCGGCAATGATGTTGCGTTATAGCTTCAACTTAAATGATGCCGCTGATGCGATTGAAAATGCCGTGCAAAAAGTCTTAGCAAATGGTCACCGTACCGGTGATTTAGCCGATGACTCTGCCCCTGTTTCAACTGCGGAAATGGGTACGTTAATCGCTAATGCAATCTAA